A single window of Nomascus leucogenys isolate Asia chromosome 18, Asia_NLE_v1, whole genome shotgun sequence DNA harbors:
- the NEUROG2 gene encoding neurogenin-2, with protein MFVKSETLELKEEEDVLVLLGSASPALAALTPLSSSADEEEEEEPGASGGERRQRGAEAGQGARGGVAAGAEGCRPARLLGLVHDCKRRPSRARAVSRGAKTAETVQRIKKTRRLKANNRERNRMHNLNAALDALREVLPTFPEDAKLTKIETLRFAHNYIWALTETLRLADHCGGGGGGLPGALFSEAVLLSPGGASAALSSSGDSPSPASTWSCTNSPASSSSASSSASSNSTSPYSCTLSPASPAGSDMDYWQPPPPDKHRYAPHLPIARDCI; from the coding sequence ATGTTCGTCAAATCCGAGACCTTGGAGTTGAAGGAGGAAGAGGACGTGTTGGTGCTGCTCGGATCGGCCTCCCCCGCCTTGGCGGCCCTGACCCCGCTGTCATCCAGCGCGGacgaagaagaggaggaggagccggGCGCGTCAGGCGGGGAGCGTCGGCAGCGCGGGGCTGAGGCCGGGCAGGGGGCGCGGGGCGGCGTGGCTGCGGGTGCGGAGGGCTGCCGGCCCGCACGGCTGCTGGGTCTGGTGCACGATTGCAAACGGCGCCCCTCCCGGGCGCGGGCCGTCTCCCGAGGCGCCAAGACCGCCGAGACGGTGCAGCGCATTAAGAAGACCCGTAGACTGAAGGCCAACAACCGCGAGCGAAATCGCATGCACAACCTCAACGCGGCACTGGACGCGCTGCGCGAGGTGCTCCCCACGTTCCCCGAGGACGCCAAGCTCACCAAGATCGAGACCCTTCGCTTCGCCCACAACTACATCTGGGCCCTCACCGAGACTCTGCGCCTGGCGGATCACtgcgggggcggcggcgggggccTGCCGGGGGCGCTCTTCTCCGAGGCAGTGTTGCTGAGCCCGGGAGGCGCCAGCGCCGCCCTGAGCAGCAGCGGAGACAGCCCCTCGCCCGCCTCCACGTGGAGTTGCACCAACAGCCCCGCGTCGTCCTCCTCCGCGTCCTCCTCCGCGTCCTCCAACTCCACCTCCCCCTACAGCTGCACTTTATCGCCCGCCAGCCCGGCCGGGTCAGACATGGACTATtggcagcccccacctcccgacAAGCACCGCTATGCACCTCACCTCCCTATAGCCAGGGATTGTATCTAG